From a single Deinococcus budaensis genomic region:
- the cas5c gene encoding type I-C CRISPR-associated protein Cas5c, whose translation MLTLKVWGDYACFTRPENKVERVSYDVMTPSAARGVLEAVFWKPEFAWRVREIHVLKPIRRFSILRNEVNALASERAAKGWAANGGGYFAEEDRAQRHALVLRDVAYLIRADIVLKPHASDPVQKYREMFTRRAGRGQAFHQPYLGTREFTAFFDLPDGSEQPIDLTDDLGRMLFDLRFTGAPDQKGGRLKYRTHTSEGARWTSGNATPAFFPARLQAGVLHVPRQLYGEED comes from the coding sequence GTGCTGACACTGAAAGTCTGGGGTGACTACGCCTGTTTCACCCGGCCCGAGAACAAGGTCGAGCGCGTCTCCTACGACGTGATGACCCCCTCGGCGGCGCGGGGCGTGCTGGAAGCCGTGTTCTGGAAACCCGAGTTCGCGTGGCGCGTGCGCGAGATTCACGTCCTGAAGCCCATCCGCCGTTTCAGCATCCTGCGGAACGAGGTCAACGCGCTGGCATCCGAACGCGCTGCGAAGGGTTGGGCAGCGAACGGCGGCGGCTACTTCGCCGAGGAGGACCGCGCCCAGCGCCACGCCCTCGTCCTGCGCGACGTGGCTTACCTGATCCGGGCCGATATCGTTCTGAAGCCGCACGCCTCCGACCCTGTGCAGAAGTACCGCGAGATGTTCACTCGCCGCGCGGGCCGGGGGCAGGCCTTTCACCAGCCGTACCTGGGCACGCGCGAGTTCACCGCCTTTTTCGACCTGCCGGACGGCAGCGAGCAGCCTATAGACCTGACCGACGACCTGGGCCGGATGCTGTTCGACCTGCGCTTTACGGGGGCGCCGGACCAGAAGGGAGGCCGCCTGAAGTACCGCACCCACACGTCCGAGGGGGCGCGCTGGACCAGCGGGAACGCCACGCCCGCCTTCTTCCCCGCCCGGCTGCAAGCGGGTGTGCTGCATGTGCCGCGCCAGCTCTACGGCGAGGAGGACTGA
- the cas8c gene encoding type I-C CRISPR-associated protein Cas8c/Csd1, whose protein sequence is MLLEQLMRYEDRMRAEGRVRAQASESGAGGDEMPFMYAAQPVRWEVRLKADGTVRDVQPLSSGKTKGKDLGAPLAAPNLIRTVGIKARLLMDNAEYALGIPKKEGDKNTLKRHDAFRQLVRVCAEATEESSVLAVARFLDGLDPAAFREKYLAAFPDFAPDTNVTFSVEGVRPIDQPSVRTFWAAQFGREAGSALVAECLITGEVGPVMDMEPVKIKGISGGQTSGMNFISANAGAFESYGLHASQIAPVRLEVAEKYANGLNRLLADPATSLRVGGVTYAFWTREGGMPPVGQTLSQPGRFPAQKRREKKARTEEVRNALWSALTGQQSDLKAEAPFYTVGLTPSGSRIAVRTHLTSTVGDAVDHLAAYFEAQTIAAMREEDEGKTYGVFQLVGAMYRDASKEHIAPDVDALVQHALTGAPLPRSFLVRLSNRNRADAYRVTRPRAALTKMVLLSRDWKEFDVTDANLEALDPRRPEPAYHLGRLLAVLDDVQSSVMRANTTLVDRFYGSMSTTPYAVVGRLMHGSQAHLQKLRKENEAAYFSKQRALEDVMGSLKDIPAKPLSTPEQALFSLGYYHQRAAISLDIRERSAAKKAKAAQGTTPDDDTQTSEGDAQ, encoded by the coding sequence ATGCTGCTCGAACAGTTGATGCGCTACGAGGACCGGATGCGCGCCGAGGGCCGGGTCAGGGCGCAGGCGTCGGAGTCGGGGGCGGGTGGAGACGAGATGCCCTTCATGTACGCCGCTCAGCCCGTGCGCTGGGAGGTCAGGCTGAAGGCTGACGGCACGGTGCGAGACGTGCAGCCGCTCAGCAGTGGGAAGACGAAGGGGAAGGACCTGGGAGCGCCACTGGCCGCGCCGAACCTCATCCGAACCGTCGGTATCAAGGCCCGCCTGCTGATGGACAACGCGGAGTACGCGCTGGGCATTCCCAAAAAGGAGGGAGACAAGAACACCCTCAAGAGACACGACGCCTTCAGGCAGCTCGTGCGCGTATGTGCCGAGGCCACCGAAGAGTCGAGCGTTCTCGCCGTCGCCCGTTTCCTCGACGGACTGGACCCTGCCGCCTTTCGGGAGAAGTACCTCGCCGCTTTCCCCGACTTTGCCCCTGATACCAACGTGACCTTCAGCGTAGAAGGCGTGCGGCCCATAGATCAGCCCTCTGTGCGGACCTTCTGGGCGGCGCAGTTCGGGCGGGAGGCCGGGAGCGCACTCGTCGCGGAGTGTCTGATTACAGGCGAGGTCGGGCCTGTCATGGACATGGAACCCGTCAAGATCAAGGGCATCTCTGGCGGCCAGACCAGCGGCATGAACTTCATCAGCGCCAACGCGGGAGCCTTCGAGTCCTACGGCCTCCACGCCTCGCAGATCGCGCCCGTTCGGCTGGAGGTCGCGGAAAAGTACGCCAACGGCCTCAACCGCCTGCTGGCCGACCCCGCGACCAGCCTGCGCGTGGGCGGCGTGACCTACGCCTTCTGGACGCGGGAAGGCGGGATGCCCCCGGTCGGGCAGACCCTCAGCCAGCCGGGCCGTTTCCCTGCACAAAAACGCCGTGAGAAGAAGGCGCGCACCGAGGAAGTTAGAAACGCCCTCTGGAGTGCTTTGACCGGACAGCAAAGCGATCTCAAGGCCGAAGCCCCCTTCTATACGGTCGGCCTGACGCCCAGTGGCAGCCGCATCGCCGTCCGCACCCACCTGACGAGCACCGTGGGGGACGCGGTGGACCATCTCGCGGCCTATTTCGAGGCGCAGACCATCGCGGCCATGCGCGAGGAGGACGAGGGCAAGACCTACGGCGTGTTTCAGCTTGTCGGAGCCATGTACCGCGACGCCAGCAAGGAACACATCGCCCCCGACGTGGACGCGCTTGTCCAGCACGCGCTGACGGGAGCGCCGCTGCCGCGCTCGTTTCTGGTGCGGCTTTCTAACCGCAACCGCGCCGACGCCTACCGCGTGACCCGCCCCCGCGCCGCCCTGACCAAGATGGTGCTGCTTTCCCGAGACTGGAAGGAGTTTGACGTGACCGACGCAAATCTGGAAGCCCTCGACCCCAGGAGGCCCGAACCCGCCTACCACCTGGGCCGCCTCCTCGCCGTGCTGGACGACGTGCAGAGCAGCGTGATGCGGGCCAACACGACCCTGGTAGACCGCTTCTACGGCTCCATGAGCACCACCCCTTACGCCGTGGTGGGCCGATTGATGCACGGCTCGCAGGCGCACCTGCAAAAGCTCCGCAAGGAGAACGAGGCCGCCTACTTCAGCAAGCAGCGGGCGCTGGAGGACGTGATGGGATCGCTGAAAGACATTCCCGCCAAACCTCTCAGCACGCCCGAGCAGGCCCTCTTCAGCCTGGGCTACTACCACCAGCGGGCGGCCATCAGCCTGGACATCCGCGAACGCAGCGCCGCGAAGAAGGCGAAAGCGGCACAGGGCACCACCCCCGACGACGACACCCAGACCAGCGAAGGAGACGCCCAATGA
- the cas7c gene encoding type I-C CRISPR-associated protein Cas7/Csd2, with protein MTDPAQTPQPHLNAANRHEFVLIFDVTNGNPNGDPDAGNLPRVDPETGLGIVTDVALKRKIRNYVDALKGNEDRFKIYVQQGAILNERNLRAYTALKIKPKENVEAPGVKAWMCENFYDVRTFGAVMSGKEANAGQVRGPVQLTFARSVDPILGMDLAITRIALTKAGEKTTRDGDGEGTSSHGTMGRKAFIPYGLYVAHGFYVPTFAQDTKFDDADLGLLWQALENMWDLDRSASRGLTACRGLYVFSHDSKLGNAPAHKLLGRVKVKRKDEVPVARQFGDYDVAVEADGLPQGVTLTRLDA; from the coding sequence ATGACCGACCCCGCCCAGACCCCCCAGCCCCACCTCAACGCCGCCAATCGCCACGAGTTCGTCCTGATTTTCGACGTGACCAACGGCAACCCCAACGGCGACCCGGACGCCGGGAACCTGCCGCGCGTGGACCCTGAAACGGGCCTGGGCATCGTGACCGACGTGGCCCTCAAGCGCAAGATCAGGAATTACGTGGACGCCCTGAAGGGGAACGAGGACCGCTTCAAAATTTACGTGCAGCAGGGCGCGATCCTCAATGAGCGCAATCTCCGAGCCTACACAGCACTCAAGATCAAACCGAAAGAGAACGTTGAAGCACCCGGCGTCAAAGCCTGGATGTGCGAGAACTTCTATGACGTACGCACCTTTGGGGCAGTGATGAGCGGTAAAGAGGCAAACGCCGGACAGGTCAGGGGACCAGTTCAGCTCACCTTTGCGAGAAGTGTTGATCCGATTCTGGGAATGGACCTCGCGATCACCAGAATTGCCCTAACCAAAGCCGGTGAAAAGACAACACGCGACGGGGACGGAGAGGGCACATCCAGCCACGGCACGATGGGCCGCAAAGCCTTTATCCCTTACGGCCTCTATGTGGCGCACGGCTTCTACGTGCCGACCTTCGCTCAGGACACCAAGTTCGACGACGCCGACCTGGGGCTGCTCTGGCAGGCGCTGGAGAACATGTGGGACCTCGACCGCAGCGCCAGCCGGGGCCTGACCGCCTGCCGGGGCCTGTACGTGTTCAGCCACGACAGCAAGCTGGGGAACGCGCCCGCCCATAAGCTGCTGGGCCGCGTGAAGGTGAAGCGCAAGGACGAGGTGCCCGTCGCCCGCCAGTTTGGGGATTACGACGTGGCGGTCGAGGCGGACGGCCTGCCGCAGGGCGTGACGCTGACCCGGCTGGACGCCTGA